From a region of the Microtus ochrogaster isolate Prairie Vole_2 unplaced genomic scaffold, MicOch1.0 UNK123, whole genome shotgun sequence genome:
- the LOC102001064 gene encoding LOW QUALITY PROTEIN: leukocyte immunoglobulin-like receptor subfamily B member 3 (The sequence of the model RefSeq protein was modified relative to this genomic sequence to represent the inferred CDS: deleted 1 base in 1 codon; substituted 2 bases at 2 genomic stop codons), with translation MSTFIALLCLGMTLCPGTPEMTGTLPKCILRAQPDTVVSKQTNVTLLCEGMKGAKEFHIYRDGVRYTQFTQTLLKPENKAEFSISNIDQNHAGKYQCCYQTHDGWSDYSDTLELVVTGEHSKPSLSAQPSPVVTSGGNVTLQCDSWQRHDRFVLIKEGPQKLSWTLDSQYNFSDRQYQALFFVGLVTSNQRWTFRCYSFDRNRPLVWSEPSDPLELLVSGDLHKPTIKAEAGTVIAYKSAMTIWCQGSLDAELYALHKQGIPKPWVTRSPEKPRQKGQFLIPSMTEKHVGIYQCYYYSMAGWSDHSDTLEIVVTGIFLLYVPILLSISGSVATSGGNKTLQCVSFVRYDXLVLIKENEFSISLDSQYLYTNAQYQALFSICPLTLVHRGIFRCYGYYKDTPQLWSVPCAFGXNLLNSPYLVIFPVGLSKKPTLLTHQSHILDLSKSLTLQCCSNINYDRFALYKMGGNDFTQHYGQWTQDGLSFANFTLGSVSNSTGGQYRCYGGHNLSSEWSASSDPLDILITGNFPVTPVLSVKLNSTVHPGYYVTLLCWSRNPVDTFILYKEGKVHQPQRQKAMFQDSQYQAEFTLSTVTSAVSGSYRCYGSQNSSLYLLSYASAPVELIISGPTEASSLPTSKSLPPLQPMPTPGLENCLMALVGVSVAFLLSPFILIFLLLLQRQQGKFRKKAKKETEFHVPAGAAELVTRDRGPQERSNRATATQEESLYASVEDIQLEDGVELRSWVGPSEEPQDVAYAQPLRTFRQEPAALPPSQAGQVSEEPVYVMLS, from the exons ATGTCTACCTTCATAGCCCTGCTCTGTCTGG GAATGACTCTGTGCCCTGGGACACCAGAGATGACAG GAACCCTGCCTAAGTGTATACTAAGAGCACAGCCAGATACTGTGGTCTCCAAGCAGACTAACGTGACCCTCTTGTGTGAGGGTATGAAAGGAGCCAAAGAGTTCCATATCTACAGAGATGGAGTTCGATATACTCAGTTCACACAGACTCTACTAAAGCCTGAGAACAAGGCTGAATTCTCCATCTCAAACATTGACCAGAACCATGCAGGGAAATATCAATGCTGCTATCAGACCCATGATGGATGGTCAGACTACAGTGATACCTTGGAGCTGGTGGTGACAg GAGAACACAGTAAACCCAGTCtgtcagcccagcccagcccagtggTGACCTCAGGAGGAAATGTCACCCTCCAATGTGACTCATGGCAGCGACATGACAGGTTTGTTCTGATTAAGGAAGGACCACAGAAGCTCTCCTGGACACTGGACTCACAGTATAACTTCTCTGATAGACAATACCAGGCTCTGTTCTTTGTGGGTCTTGTGACCTCCAACCAAAGGTGGACATTCAGATGCTACAGCTTTGACAGAAACAGACCACTGGTGTGGTCAGAACCCAGTGATCCACTGGAACTCCTGGTTTCAGGTGA CCTCCACAAACCCACCatcaaggctgaggcaggtactGTGATTGCCTACAAAAGTGCCATGACCATCTGGTGTCAGGGGAGCCTGGATGCAGAATTGTATGCTCTTCATAAACAGGGAATCCCAAAGCCCTGGGTCACAAGGTCCCCAGAGAAACCTAGACAAAAAGGCCaatttctc atcccttctaTGACAGAGAAACATGTGGGAATATATCAGTGTTACTATTACAGCATGGCAGGTTGGTCAGATCACAGTGACACCTTGGAGATTGTGGTTACAG GAATATTTTTGCTATATGTGCCCAT CCTGTTATCCATATCAGGATCTGTAGCAACCTCAGGAGGGAACAAGACTCTGCAGTGTGTTTCATTTGTGAGATATGACTAGCTGGTTCTCATCAAGGAAAATGAGTTCTCCATCTCCCTGGACTCACAGTATCTTTACACTAATGCACAGTACCAAGCCCTGTTCTCTATTTGTCCATTGACCCTAGTCCACAGAGGAATATTCAGATGTTATGGTTATTACAAGGATACTCCACAGTTGTGGTCAGTACCA TGTGCATTTGGTTAAAACCTGCTCAACAGTCCTTATCTTGTCATCTTTCCTGTAGGGCTGTCCAAGAAGCCCACCCTGCTGACTCACCAAAGCCATATCCTGGATCTTTCAAAGAGTCTCACCCTGCAGTGTTGCTCCAATATCAACTATGACAGATTTGCTTTGTACAAGATGGGGGGAAATGACTTCACCCAGCACTATGGCCAGTGGACTCAGGATGGTCTCTCCTTTGCCAACTTCACACTGGGCTCTGTGAGTAACTCTACTGGTGGCCAGTACAGATGCTACGGTGGACACAACCTCTCTTCTGAGTGGTCGGCCTCCAGTGACCCCCTGGACATTCTGATCACAG GAAACTTTCCTGTCACTCCTGTTCTCTCAGTGAAGCTTAACTCAACAGTACATCCAGGATACTATGTGACACTTCTGTGTTGGTCAAGAAACCCCGTGGACACTTTCATTTTGTACAAGGAGGGAAAAGTCCATCAACCTCAGCGACAAAAAGCAATGTTCCAAGATTCGCAGTACCAGGCAGAATTCACCCTGAGTACTGTGACCTCTGCTGTCTCAGGAAGCTACAGGTGCTATGGTTCTCAAAACTCATCGCTATACCTGTTGTCATATGCCAGTGCCCCTGTGGAGCTCATCATTTCAG GACCCACTGAAGCATCCAGCCTGCCAACATCAAAGTCCCTGCCACCATTGCAGCCCATGCCAACACCTG GACTGGAAAACTGCCTAATGGCTCTGGTTGGAGTGTCTGTGGCCTTCCTCTTGTCACCAttcatcctcatcttcctccttctcctacaAAGGCAACAGggaaaattcagaaagaaag ccaagaaagagacagaattcCACGTTCCTGCAGGGGCTGCAGAGCTAGTAACCAGAGACAGGGGCCCCCAGGAGAG ATCAAACAGAGCCACTGCCACCCAGGAAGAAAGCCTTT ACGCTTCAGTGGAGGACATACAACTTGAGGATGGTGTGGAACTGCGAAGTTGG GTCGGACCATCTGAAGAACCTCAGGATGTGGCCTATGCCCAGCCACTCAGGACATTCAGACAGGAGCCAGCTgcacttcctccctcccaggcAGGGCAGGTGTCAGAGGAGCCAGTGTACGTGATGCTCTCGTAG